Proteins encoded within one genomic window of Natator depressus isolate rNatDep1 chromosome 1, rNatDep2.hap1, whole genome shotgun sequence:
- the LOC141976289 gene encoding olfactory receptor 52R1-like has translation MQETPFCLRVGHRLPCSMSDSNTTDFTNPSTFILLGIPGLEAAHAWISIPFFAIYAIAILGNSTILFIVKREPRLHGPMYYFLCMLAVSDLVLSTSIVPKTLSIFWFNSRETDFSACLTQMYFIHCFSAMESGIFVVMALDRYVAICNPLRHSTTLTNCVVSKIGLAVVLRGGMLALPFPFLARRWPYCTTNIIPQSHCEHIAVVKLACADIHISSYYGLVVVFSVIGLDVSFIAMSYTQILRAIFSLPTKDAWLKTFGTCGSHLCVILAFYIPGLFSFLTYQFGHNVPLHFHVLMANMYLLLPPMLNPIVYGVRTEEIRGRLHQLFIHKGT, from the coding sequence ATGCAGGAGACACCGTTCTGCCTCAGAGTTGGACACCGTCTCCCTTgctccatgtcagattccaacacaaccgacttcaccaacccctccaccttcatcctgctgggcattcctgggcTGGAGGCAGCCCATGCCTGGATTTCCATCCCCTTCTTTGCAATTTATGCTATAGCCATCTTGGGGAACTCCACCATCCTTTTCATTGTGAAGAGGGAGCCGAGGctccatgggcccatgtactatttcctctgcatgctggctgtCAGTGACCTGGTCCTGTCTACATCCATTGTGCCCAAAACACTGAGCATCTTTTGGTTCAATTCCAGAGAGACAGATTTCAGTGCTTGCCTAACCCAGATGTACTTCATTCACTGCTTCTCAGCGATGGAGTCTGGGATCTTCGTGGTCATGGCCTTGGATCGTTATGTGGCCATCTGcaatcccctgagacattccaccaCCCTGACAAACTGTGTGGTGTCCAAGATTGGCTTGGCTGTGGTGCTGCGTGGTGGCATGCTTGCACTGCCCTTTCCCTTCCTGGCGAGAAGGTGGCCATATTGTACAACCAACATTATCCCCCAGTCGCATTGTGAGCACATAGCCGTGGTGAAGCTGGCCTGCGCCGACATCCACATTAGTAGTTACTACGGCCTCGTTGTGGTATTCTCTGTGATTGGACTGGATGTGTCTTTTATTGCCATGTCCTACacccagatcctcagggccatcttcagcctccccacaaaggacGCCTGGCTCAAGACATTTGGGACCTGTGGCTCCCACCTCTGTGTCATCTTAGCCTTTTACATCCCAggtctcttctccttcctcacaTACCAGTTTGGCCACAATGTGCCCCTGCATTTCCATGTTCTCATGGCCAACATGTACCTCTTGCTGCCCCCCATGCTAAACCCTATCGTCTATGGGGTGAGGACCGAAGAGATCCGGGGCAGGCTGCACCAGCTCTTTATTCATAAAGGGACCTAA